AAAAACCGATGACGGCATTATCCGGTGTACTGGAAACGTTACTCACATCAAACCGCATAAAGGCAGCGCGAAACCGGACGTCATCCCAGTATCGCACCTCCAGGCCGGAACTGGTTCCCGACATAGTACTCGGGCCTTTGTCCTCGTCATTATATATGGAGGCGTCGGCTCCATCTCCATCGAAGGTTGTCACCATTTCCTGGGCCTGGACTAACCCAAAAAATCCCAGTGTGATTGCCAATAAAACCACGATATTCAGTTTTGTAATCATTGTATTCTCCATTTGTAGCGATTATTCCCGGTATGTTGTGTACATATGATGCATAATAATATTTTTTTATAAATTTTCCCTGAGTCTAATTATCATGTCGCGGAAGTATAAATGAAATGCCTACAATTGTCATCCTAAAATAATGGAATGTATTTGGGGGATTGCATTAGGAAGCCTGCAGCAATTCAACCAGAACCAACAACTACTCATAACGAGAGAAGGTACTGTAGAAAAGCAGAAAAATATTTTTTCCAGAATAGTCCATTCTTTTGCAATTGCCATGTTAAAAGGTTCTACCGGCGCGCACCGGGATCCGGTGCGCGCAGATAGAAACCCGGGAGAGTGCTACTTCAGGAACATCATCTTTTTCATCTGTACGAAGTCTCCCGAACGCAGTCTGTAGAAATAAATCCCAGATGGATGCGCACTAGCGTTAAACGTATACGTGTAGGTACCCTGACTCATATTGCCATCCACCAGCGTCTCCACAAGCTGACCTGTCGCATTGTACACTTCCAGCGAGGTATGACCTGCTTCAGGCAGTGTAAATTCGATGTTCGTGGATGGGTTGAACGGGTTCGGATAGTTCTGGTTCAGCGAATATTCCGCAGGAACAATACCTTCATTTTCAATCGAGGTGGCCTCTTCATAGATCAGTTTTGGTGCGAGGACACCATCGGTGCTGTCTTCTTTTGCCGAGATAGCCCAATCGGCATCGTCCTCATTATTTGGAATTATGCAGAGGGTAATCAGGCCGTTGGTATCGCTATTGATAAAATCATCAAAAGCGGAACTGTCTTCGGACGTATTCCAGCCCAGGGAGTCATCCGCGTAGTGCATTACGGCGACTTCCACCAACTTCTCACCTTCAATCTGATAATAGCCGACGGGAGTTGGACTGTCCGGATCATCCGTGGGGATAAAGCCCGGGGCAGTGTTATAACTGGTGCTTGCTTCATCCCAGTCATCTCCACTTTCATCCATCAACGCATAGATGCCAAGGGTTGTTGAGACACCTTTAAACCACGTGACGTTCATACTGAACTTCGCGTTTTTCACGCTGATATCGCTCAAACTGCTGACATCAAACCGGACATAAGCCAATTTCAGCCTCACCCCCGGAAGGTTTCGGAATTTCATTTCCGTTTCCGTGCCGTGAGAGCTGTCAGCGACAGTATCATCGTCCTGCTCATCATTCGTCAGGTACGTATCGGCGCCATTGCCCATATATGTTGTGATCTCCGCAGCAGATATTTTCACTGCGACGGTGGCAACGAAGGCAAAAATTACTAAAACAACTAGCCGTTTAACCATTGTTCTCTCCTCGGTTTTCGTTATTGGTTTTTCCATACAAAAGGTACATCGTCTATTTCCTCTTATTGTGTTCCCGTGGCACCTCCTTTCCAAATTGGATATCAATGAATTTAAATACCCACATTTGTCTTATTCCTGGTCAGTTGTATAAGTTTGCAGAGCCTCTTAAAAAACGACCTTCAGTGAAAAGCGGTTTATCCCATCAAAGATATCGAGCACGGAATATGAGTAACCGACCTCGATAGTATTCCCTGCAATGGAAGGAGTAGTAACACCGATACCACCCGAGAATCCTTCAACGTCCGTGTTGAATTTATATCCTCCACGCAAGGCCAGGATATTGTTGTAATTGTATTCCACCCCGACTTTGGTCCGTTCCGTATAATTAATCGGATGAACGAATTCTGTGGATACCAATAAATTGTTTGTCTCGGTAATTGACGGCATAAACACATCCAACATGTCCATGGCCACAGCAATGGAAAAGACCTGCGGCAGTTGGGAGGTAATTTCTTCGTATTGTATACTGGGGCCGAAATTGCGAATGAACATCCCAAACCGGAAACTTTCATATCCCGGATAAAATTTGACTCCCATATCATAGGAAATCTGGGTTTCGTCATTTTTCTCCAGCCCGGTTTCAAGATAGGATTCCCCCAATTGCTGGCCTACGAATCGCAGATTGCCACCAAGAGTAAACTTATTGGTAATGCTCCGACCATAAGAGATACCCATCGCATACGCCCCGATATTATTTATCGTACCGTATTCGACATATCCTTTTTCATCACTGGGTGATTCGGCCAGTCCTGTCCAAATGTTATCGTCGCCGTAATCAACGGTCAGGAAGCTCACACCAATCACACCGGCATTGCCCATATTCCAGGCAGCGACACCAGCCATATAGTTAATGTCAGCAACCCATTGGGTCGTGGTTGCATAGAGTTCGAAGCGGGATTCCATCTCTGGGAGGCCGGCCGGATTATAAAAGATACTTTCGGCTCCCTTTCCTATCGCCGTATAGGCTTCACCCATAGCACTCGCCCGGGGGCTGACGCTGACTTGCAGAAAATTCATGGATGATTGGCCGAGCTTTTTCATACCAACGCCCGGCGCAACATTTTCCTGAGCTACGGTAAAGGTTCCAAGACTGATACTAATTATGAGTATCAGAATATATCGTATGAATTTCATCATTACATTCTCCCGGTTTTCAATTATCGAGCGACAAATAATTTCTGATATGAAACCTGGCCTTCGGGAGTCTGAAACACTACAATGTAGACCCCACTGGAAATTGCCTGCTGATTCTCTGTTAACATGTCCCATTTCTCGTAACCCGTGGAGACAGGTTCGTCTGTATGCTCGATGGTTTTCACCAGATCCAGGTTCTCAGTGAATATCTTTATCGTACACCGCGTTGGGAGATTGAAAAACATAATCCGCCTGGGATCGTCTATATTTTGCAGCCCGTAATTTGACCACAGAGGATCCTTCAGATTATACGGATTCGGCACGATCCGGATGGAATCCAGGTTGGTGCCCACCTTTCGTTCGGATTCAACCGGATTATAATTGGTACTGAACATCCGTCCGCTCCAGATGGTTTTCCCCCTGGTATCGGGATGCGCATTCGGATCATCCGCAGGAACCTTCAGGCCAGCCTGAATATAATAATAGTAAGAAGCGCCGAATACGACACTGGGATCTGCCCAGAAGTGTTCATCCGCCTTATCGGCCGGATCGGTGCGATGCACTTCTTCAAAAAATACAGTATCGGCGTATCCGACACTTCGCATTATCCGATAACCGTCAAAGTTCTGCATATCTTCGGCCTCAGGATTTGACCAGGTAATCTCAATTCCTTCACCTGTACCAACAACTTCCTGGCTTGTGGGCGGCGGTGCCATCGGCACCTGCCAGTCATGATTGAAGTTCCATTTAGCCCGGGAAACGGTCTGATGAACGGAATCGATTACCGTACTGATCCAGCGATCTTTTGTCTTATCCTTTTCGGTGGCATCCGGTGGGAAGGCAAAATTAGTCGGAAAGTACCCGGTTCGGTCATCCGGCAGTCCCGGCGGTTCTTCGAGGTTGTCATTCAGCCATTTTTCGCCAATCTCCTTGTCCTTTTTCAGGCCCAGTCCATCGATACCCGTGATATACACAATGCGAATGGACTCGCCCACTCCAAAGGATTCGTAGGGGCCAAATGATGCATGCCGGCTGTTCCAGACGTGGTTTTTATCGAATCCGTTTCCCAGATTGGAATAATCCGGATTCCCCATTTCATCATTATTTTTTCGGTGGTGGGATCCTGGATGTTGACCCTCAACTTCCTGATCAGTGAATGCCAGTCCAGAAAGAAGCCCATACCCTGCTCCGTTATCGCCCGGCTCCAGATTCGGCAGCTCACCTGCGCTCGGCGTATAATTAACTCTATCTGGATTGTAAAACGCCGTAACAGACGGCTGAGTCGGATCATCAACATCATTGACAGGATCGGTAAACGGTTCTTCCGAGGCATGCAGCACTGCAAAATAGTGTATATTACTCATGGTCAACCGACCGTCCTGCGTATAGACAGGATGCCCCATCTGATCACCCGCCAGATCGGGATCATCGGCGCTGTATTCATAATAAATCCGTAAACTGTCTCCGGGACGAGATCCGTAGTAATGGGCCCAGGTTCGCCTGTCCGGTTGTTGGTTACCCGGGATTTCCGGATCATCCCCAACTGCATACTCAACACCATGATACACCTGTTCCATGCCAAGGTAAAAGTCGTTGAGGGTACTGTCCCCGTTATTCGTTATGGTATATTCAGTCACCACGTAGTTATCGTGGTTTTCCTGGCTCCAGGCAAACAGTTTTCTTTTTACGTTGATACCCACGAGGTTTTCGGATGTGACCTCGATAGTCTGATCCGAGGTCCCGACCAGTTTGCTCGGATCCGGAGTGCCCCAGTGCGAATTGATTTGGACATCAACACCGTTTGCCAGGTTCGTTGGTAAATCCCAGCGAACACTATTCGTCATCGGTTCGACCACAATTTCTTCTTCATCGAACGAACTGGTATATGTGGGAAAGGTCGCATAGGACCACTGGCGCCATTCAGTCCCGCCGGATTGTTCACTTGGGCCATACCAATCCGCCACACCAAAAGTCTCCGGTCCAAACGAAGCACCATAAGAACAGTCTAATCCCTGAGCATTATAATCAGCCGGGAACCAACCCGATGAGTACGTTGGTGTTTGTCTCCACGTACTCCCGTGGTCATAGACTCCCATTATAACCTTGTTCACCTTTATAATCGCCAGGTTACCATCGGCTTTTACCTCTGAGGAGATGCCGAGCAAAAACGCCCCGAAAAGGACAAGAGTGATCTTCCAGGCATAGTGTCCCTTCCAAAATTTGTTGATATTGATATCCATCATATCTTGTTCCTCTTTCAAATGTTTGATATCCATCATTTTCACAATTGTCAGGCCAATTAAATATTCATCGAAATGCCCCACCAGATCTGGCGTGGATTGCCATATAAGAACATTTTGTTGTCCGGATCATTTATATACTTCTTGTCGGCACTCCGCATTTGACCCGGCTCATCACTCCCCGGTTCATACAGGCCTGGGTTATTTTCCCTAAGCGTATCATATCGTGGATCGTCATACATCGGGAGTTTCAAGGTTGCCAGGTAGTTCTCATAATCTTGAGTGTTCCTGAATGCCCAGCCATTTTGAATCCAGGGCTGTTTAATATTGAATACATTCAGAATATCCACGTAGAATTCCGTGCTTACGCCAAAGAGGTCAAAGCGTTTTGATAATTTCATATCAAAATTGTACTGGTCCGGCCACCGGAGGTTATCCGTCACGTTTCGAATGCCGGCCGGGTTCCAGGTAAACGTCGGGCCTTTTTCCCAGCGACCAATTGTACTGATATTCCATCCCGCAATGGGATGTATGCCTGCGAAAGACGGCCCCCATTGTGTTGGTGTATGCAGGGTAACATTCCCGGCGACAACCGGTCGGACCGTCGGACGACTCTCTTCACTTTCGTAGAGACCGTTGTTCTGGTTCCAGGCCGGATCGTTCGAAAGCACCTCTCGCCCGGTATACCCGGACTTCTGGATCATATATCGGTAGTTTAGCCAGCCGGTCAGAAAATCACCGACCTGTTTTGTAAGGTTCAATTCAAATCCGGTTATATCTTCGTATTGGTTGTTCGTTCTTCCGCCGTAATTCACTGTGCCCGCGGTGTTTTGATAGGTAATATTGCCGCTCTCCCCGGTGACATCCTTGTAATACGTACTCAGATTCAGCAGATACTGATCAAGGAGGTTATAGGCCACACCCAATTCATACTGGATAGTCCGTGGGGGTTCGAGGTTCGGATTTCCGATGCTGCGCAGACCGACGTCTCGGAAATTCATGGTATACAGGAACATTTCTGAATAGGGAGGGGTTGCCCTGAAATGGCCGTAATTAAAATAGAATTTGGAGCGTTCCGTCACCGGAAAAGAGATTCCGATTCGTGGACTAACCGCCAGATGGTTTTTGGTTTTTTCGAGTAATTCCCCGTCAAGCAGGGTATCGTTCACGGCATTCCAACGACTCCAGATAACCGATTCACCAGCATCCAGCCTGTCACGGAGTTCCTGATCCCTGGCCTCGTATGTAGAAAATGCTTCGGGACTAAAGTGCGCTCCTGTAGGCCAGACATCACCACCTGAATTATAGTAATCTACCCTCACACCGATAGATGCAATCATACCCTCCAGCGTAATCTGATCCTGGATATATCCTGCCGCAATCGATGGGGTCCGCCGGAATCGAAATTCCCGCTCCGCCTTATCCAGATATCCGTACTGAAACATGTCATTGTTCAGGTCAATATAGTTATATTCCAGTCCACCTTTGATATAGTGGTAATTCGAAATCTGGCTACCCATATCAAATTTCAGGCGAAACTGCTGTGCCGAAGATCTGTCATAATATCCACCCGTTTTCCCGCTGAATCGCCGGCCAACGCCAAACAGTGAGGACAGGCCGTCATACACCGTAAATTGGGTTGAATCCTGTGGATTCCAGACGGTGTCAATACCAGCGGTATTCAGACCAAAAGGTCGGCCGTAGGGTATTTCATTCAGCCAGATTGGACCAAAATTAATCAAGGTCTCCTGGTCTCGTTTGGCATTATTCAGGCCTTCGCGTACATCCCGCTCGGTATCCATAAAGTAATCATCAACCGCGTATTGGACCGAAAATTCCCAGAAGGTTTTGTGGCTTAAGGCATAATTGAGTTCTAATCCAGTAGAAATGGTAGTCTGATCCTTGGGGTGAAACATAGTTGGGTGCCAGAAATAGGTTTCCCCGGGCCCACTGATATCACCAATATTGTTCTCAAACATATATCCACCCCTTGCCTCCAGAGAGGGATTGGCGAGCGCGGTATTGGTAATCTGGGCCATTCCTTTAATCTTCCGGTATAACCCATTTAAATTCAGCGTCATATTATCCGTTACATTGGATCGTAATGTCAGGAGGGTTGTGGATTTCCAATCGGCAGGCCGTGTGACAGGCTGAATATAGTTGACGTTGATTGTCTGGTTGGAAACGTAAAAGGTCATATCCCCTAAAAAACCACCAACAAAGGGAACCGGCCCCCCGAATCCACCATCAAAATTCCAATCCGGCAGATCTCCTTCCGGTAAATGCGCGTGGTCTCTTAGCGCCTGTTTCTTCTCTTCCCACCTGGGATCTTCAAGGGTTTTTTCGGGATAAAGTTCTTCCAGTTTTTCAAAATTCGGAACCGTCTGATGCATCCAGGCCGCCCACAGATAAAGATCCATTGGAGTGGCATCCTCATAGGGGCTATACTGGTTGTTGTAGAAATTCACCAATCCATTCCATCCGGCGAAGGAGGCATGGCCTTGCTTCAGGTATTCGGCTTCCGCTGTATCCCCATTGGTAACTTCGAGCCATCCACTCCCCGTTCCCTGAAATCCGACCACGGGGTCGAGATAAGGCCGTAAGCCATAATTCGTAGGATCATATAGCGATTTACCAAAACGCTTCATCCTCGGAATATTCCGGGTATATGAAATGCGCCCGTGATATGCATCC
The sequence above is drawn from the Candidatus Neomarinimicrobiota bacterium genome and encodes:
- a CDS encoding T9SS type A sorting domain-containing protein, with amino-acid sequence MVKRLVVLVIFAFVATVAVKISAAEITTYMGNGADTYLTNDEQDDDTVADSSHGTETEMKFRNLPGVRLKLAYVRFDVSSLSDISVKNAKFSMNVTWFKGVSTTLGIYALMDESGDDWDEASTSYNTAPGFIPTDDPDSPTPVGYYQIEGEKLVEVAVMHYADDSLGWNTSEDSSAFDDFINSDTNGLITLCIIPNNEDDADWAISAKEDSTDGVLAPKLIYEEATSIENEGIVPAEYSLNQNYPNPFNPSTNIEFTLPEAGHTSLEVYNATGQLVETLVDGNMSQGTYTYTFNASAHPSGIYFYRLRSGDFVQMKKMMFLK
- a CDS encoding PorV/PorQ family protein, producing the protein MMKFIRYILILIISISLGTFTVAQENVAPGVGMKKLGQSSMNFLQVSVSPRASAMGEAYTAIGKGAESIFYNPAGLPEMESRFELYATTTQWVADINYMAGVAAWNMGNAGVIGVSFLTVDYGDDNIWTGLAESPSDEKGYVEYGTINNIGAYAMGISYGRSITNKFTLGGNLRFVGQQLGESYLETGLEKNDETQISYDMGVKFYPGYESFRFGMFIRNFGPSIQYEEITSQLPQVFSIAVAMDMLDVFMPSITETNNLLVSTEFVHPINYTERTKVGVEYNYNNILALRGGYKFNTDVEGFSGGIGVTTPSIAGNTIEVGYSYSVLDIFDGINRFSLKVVF
- a CDS encoding TonB-dependent receptor yields the protein MGFRYLGRLLSVLLIEVILALPLFAQTGKIVGHVRDADTGQPLPSANVIILGTSMGAATDMEGRYTIVNVAPGEYEVQASVIGYAKLIKQEVIVSVDQITRINFNLNTSNIVGEEVVVVAEREVLNKEVPNTQQVITNRQMTESAGVRTINQYLEKQPGITGANHLEIRGGSAEQTGAMVNGMSFVDVRMGRAESTIPLSAVEQVSLVTGGFNAEYGNFRSGLLNITTKKGSRDAYHGRISYTRNIPRMKRFGKSLYDPTNYGLRPYLDPVVGFQGTGSGWLEVTNGDTAEAEYLKQGHASFAGWNGLVNFYNNQYSPYEDATPMDLYLWAAWMHQTVPNFEKLEELYPEKTLEDPRWEEKKQALRDHAHLPEGDLPDWNFDGGFGGPVPFVGGFLGDMTFYVSNQTINVNYIQPVTRPADWKSTTLLTLRSNVTDNMTLNLNGLYRKIKGMAQITNTALANPSLEARGGYMFENNIGDISGPGETYFWHPTMFHPKDQTTISTGLELNYALSHKTFWEFSVQYAVDDYFMDTERDVREGLNNAKRDQETLINFGPIWLNEIPYGRPFGLNTAGIDTVWNPQDSTQFTVYDGLSSLFGVGRRFSGKTGGYYDRSSAQQFRLKFDMGSQISNYHYIKGGLEYNYIDLNNDMFQYGYLDKAEREFRFRRTPSIAAGYIQDQITLEGMIASIGVRVDYYNSGGDVWPTGAHFSPEAFSTYEARDQELRDRLDAGESVIWSRWNAVNDTLLDGELLEKTKNHLAVSPRIGISFPVTERSKFYFNYGHFRATPPYSEMFLYTMNFRDVGLRSIGNPNLEPPRTIQYELGVAYNLLDQYLLNLSTYYKDVTGESGNITYQNTAGTVNYGGRTNNQYEDITGFELNLTKQVGDFLTGWLNYRYMIQKSGYTGREVLSNDPAWNQNNGLYESEESRPTVRPVVAGNVTLHTPTQWGPSFAGIHPIAGWNISTIGRWEKGPTFTWNPAGIRNVTDNLRWPDQYNFDMKLSKRFDLFGVSTEFYVDILNVFNIKQPWIQNGWAFRNTQDYENYLATLKLPMYDDPRYDTLRENNPGLYEPGSDEPGQMRSADKKYINDPDNKMFLYGNPRQIWWGISMNI